In Dolichospermum flos-aquae CCAP 1403/13F, the following proteins share a genomic window:
- a CDS encoding Uma2 family endonuclease, with amino-acid sequence MDTLKLAPSTQLPDHTQLPCEDGNFVKNFQEHPQSILLTESIWSKLQAIHPDKQFCIGQDSGIYWRITEPPERGAEAPDWFYVPDVPPALNGQMRRSYVMWQELVAPLIVIEFVSGNGREERDETPYQGKFWVYEKAIRVPFYGIYEEKKSSLELYHLIEGQYHLMPPNARGHYVIEKMGVELGIWQGTYKNVELPWLRWWDLAGNFLLTGEEQAEQEKQRAEQEKQRAEQEKQRADKLAAKLRELGVEFDD; translated from the coding sequence ATGGACACCCTGAAACTTGCTCCTTCAACACAGTTACCAGATCATACTCAATTACCCTGTGAAGATGGAAATTTCGTGAAAAATTTTCAAGAACATCCTCAAAGTATTCTGTTAACAGAATCTATCTGGTCAAAATTACAAGCAATTCATCCAGATAAGCAATTTTGCATAGGACAAGATAGCGGTATTTATTGGCGGATTACAGAACCACCAGAACGAGGTGCAGAAGCGCCAGATTGGTTTTATGTTCCTGATGTGCCACCGGCTCTAAATGGTCAAATGCGCCGTTCTTATGTGATGTGGCAAGAATTAGTTGCTCCCCTAATTGTCATTGAATTTGTATCAGGTAATGGTAGAGAAGAAAGGGACGAAACTCCATATCAAGGAAAATTTTGGGTTTATGAAAAAGCGATTAGAGTACCTTTTTACGGTATTTATGAAGAAAAGAAATCATCATTAGAATTATATCATTTAATCGAAGGACAATATCACCTGATGCCACCTAATGCAAGGGGTCATTATGTGATTGAAAAAATGGGTGTTGAATTAGGAATTTGGCAAGGAACATATAAAAATGTCGAGTTACCTTGGTTAAGGTGGTGGGATTTAGCAGGAAATTTCTTATTAACAGGAGAAGAACAAGCTGAACAAGAAAAACAACGGGCGGAACAGGAAAAACAACGGGCAGAACAGGAAAAACAACGGGCTGATAAATTAGCAGCGAAATTGCGAGAATTAGGCGTTGAATTTGATGATTGA